AATCCATAGCTAAAATGCACCAGCCTGTCATACATATTGCGCTGCCAACCAGACAACTCGCTTAAATGTACACCGAATAGCTGCTCTGTCCAATCATCGTAGGGCACATACGAATATAGATAGCGCGCACCTATAATGTGGATAATTAAAAATATTGAAGCGAGCACATAAGAGCGCGAGCTAATATGCCAGTAGCGGTATGCTAATGTCATTAATCCCAAAAACAGCAACGTGCCTAATTGATGGAATAGGTAGCTTGACCACTTTAGAGGCTCAATACTTGCCAGTACCATGACGATAAATACCGCAACAGTACTGACAATGACAGAGTTAAACTTTCGATGCATTTGCACGCTTTTTTTGTTAGCTGTTATCGATAGCTAATGATTAAAGCTTAGCAATCCATTCTTTAATCGTACGTGCTTGCTCAGCCGCATTACCGATATAGGTCGCTGGAGTCATCTCACGTAGACGTGCTTTATCGCTATCTGAAACAGCTGCCAGCTCGTCACTTTCAACGAATGTCAACATCGCTTCGCGAGTCATGGCATTACCACGAGTTAAGGCTTTAAGCTTCTCATAAGGGTTCTCAACACGGTAGCGACGCATGACCGTTTGAATCGGCTCAGCCAATACTTCTTGTGCTTGGTCAAGGTCGTCATTCAAGCGCTGTGCGTTCAATTCAAGTTTACCAACGCCTTTTAAACAAGCATCAAATGCAATCATGCTTTGTGCCAGACCAACACCGATATTACGTAGTACGGTTGAGTCTGATAAATCACGCTGCATACGTGAGATTGGAAGCTTCTCACCCAAATGTGCCAACATCGCATTGGCAACGCCCAAGTTACCTTCTGAGTTTTCAAAATCAATCGGATTGACTTTATGAGGCATCGTTGATGAACCAACCTCACCATCTTTTAGACGCTGCTTGAAATAGCCTAAGCTAATATACTGCCAAATATCACGGTTAAAATCGATCAAGATGGTATTGAATCGTCTTACCACATCAAATAATTCAGCGATGTAATCATGCGGCTCAATTTGCGTGGT
The nucleotide sequence above comes from Psychrobacter sp. P2G3. Encoded proteins:
- a CDS encoding DUF2238 domain-containing protein; the encoded protein is MHRKFNSVIVSTVAVFIVMVLASIEPLKWSSYLFHQLGTLLFLGLMTLAYRYWHISSRSYVLASIFLIIHIIGARYLYSYVPYDDWTEQLFGVHLSELSGWQRNMYDRLVHFSYGLLLFSAMVEISKSIFKVQSVKLLIAIALMINMSSSLLYELLEWGIATTLSPEAAEAYNGQQGDSWDAHKDMALALLGGLIAAGILLFQASTSES